A genomic region of Glycine max cultivar Williams 82 chromosome 15, Glycine_max_v4.0, whole genome shotgun sequence contains the following coding sequences:
- the LOC100781598 gene encoding S-adenosyl-L-methionine-dependent uroporphyrinogen III methyltransferase, chloroplastic translates to MSPQPLQSPLHFYHYHSPIQTQTLPDSVYIILEVEAFNATLSFCTPHMALLHKLAPFTSLHTPSTKTSHSPPPRRRVISFSASPFTEKHSLERYQRDQWVYESTIQEGQSQTTPFPLSCDSASLREHDIALQLPELKKLLQVLREKRECGEEGCAPGNVFLVGTGPGDPELLTLKAMRVIKSADLLLYDRLVSNDVLDLVGPDARLLYVGKTAGYHSRTQEEIHELLLSFAEAGATVVRLKGGDPLVFGRGGEEMDFLQQQGIQVKVIPGITAASGIAAELGIPLTHRGIANSVRFLTGHSRKGGSDPLFVSENAADPDSTLVVYMGLSTFPSLAQKLMLNGLSPQTPAAAIERGTTLQQRTVFAELKDLHEKITSTQLVSPTLIIIGKVVELSPFWPIPTKEESCLIKA, encoded by the exons ATGTCTCCTCAACCTCTCCAAAGTCCATTACACTTCTACCACTACCACTCTCCAATTCAAACACAAACACTGCCAGATTCTGTTTATATAATACTTGAAGTTGAAGCCTTTAACgccactctttctttttgcacaccCCACATGGCTCTTCTCCACAAGCTCGCACCTTTCACCTCTCTCCACACACCCTCCACCAAAACCTCCCATTCCCCACCACCCCGCCGCCGCGTCATCTCCTTCTCCGCCTCCCCCTTCACCGAGAAGCACTCCCTAGAGCGCTACCAGAGGGACCAATGGGTCTACGAGAGCACCATCCAAGAGGGTCAATCTCAAACGACGCCGTTTCCTCTCTCGTGCGATTCGGCGTCCTTAAGGGAGCACGACATAGCGTTGCAGCTACCAGAGCTGAAGAAGCTGCTTCAGGTTCTGAGGGAGAAGAGAGAGTGCGGTGAAGAAGGTTGTGCCCCCGGGAACGTGTTCTTGGTGGGAACTGGACCCGGGGACCCTGAGCTTCTTACTCTCAAGGCTATGAGAGTCATCAAGAGTGCTGATTTGTTGCTCTATGACag GTTGGTGTCCAATGATGTGCTGGATTTGGTTGGCCCTGATGCTAGGCTTCTCTATGTGGGCAAGACTGCTGGCTATCATAGCAGAACACAG GAGGAGATACATGAGCTTCTTTTGAGTTTTGCAGAAGCTGGGGCAACTGTTGTGAGACTTAAAGGGGGTGATCCATTG GTGTTTGGGAGGGGTGGGGAAGAAATGGATTTTTTGCAACAGCAAGGTATCCAAGTGAAAGTTATTCCAG GTATAACTGCTGCTTCTGGAATAGCAGCTGAGCTGGGAATTCCATTAACACACCGTGGCATTGCAAATAGTGTGAGATTCCTCACAGGGCATTCAAGGAAAGGAGGATCTGATCCTCTCTTTGTATCAGAAAATGCTGCTGATCCTGATTCTACCTTGGTGGTTTATATGGGCTTGTCGACCTTCCCTTCACTTGCGCAGAAGTTAATGCTCAATGGTCTGTCCCCTCAGACCCCAGCTGCTGCCATCGAGCGAGGGACCACACTTCAGCAGCGCACA GTATTTGCTGAACTAAAGGACCTTCATGAGAAAATTACATCTACTCAGCTGGTGTCACCAACACTGATTATAATAGGAAAAGTTGTTGAACTATCACCATTTTGGCCAATTCCTACAAAAGAAGAATCATGCTTAATAAAAGCATGA
- the LOC100781412 gene encoding uncharacterized protein isoform X3, with product MRPPFQLQSAASHKDIVEREHRSDSRTQTRQIPRPRSQCQTLSPLETRCLKPIGRIAKTKPTPLISQESIQQVFHFIREELGHDTLLQLYADMILLLGRNKRIDMAEELFSEALEKGLKPDTRLCSEMIGAYLQLGMADKAMQIYASMKEDWACSSSPDKFTFTILIRYLQKNGQHELAETLKQDCLHYVDSPDKFLQQLQQKQARTRHVDFV from the exons CCGTTCCAGCTACAAAGCGCGGCGTCGCACAAGGATATTGTCGAAAGAGAGCATAGAAGTGATTCACGCACTCAAACTCGCCAGATCCCCCGACCACGTTCTCAATGCCAAACTCTCTCGCCTCTTGAAACCCGATGCCTTAAACCTATTGGACGAATTGCAAAGACAAAACCAACTCCACTTATCTCTCAAG aaTCCATACAACAGGTTTTCCACTTTATTCGTGAGGAGCTAGGGCATGATACGCTGCTGCAACTATACGCCGACATGATACTGCTCCTCGGGAGAAACAAGAGGATTGACATGGCAGAGGAATTGTTTTCTGAAGCTTTGGAGAAGGGACTGAAACCGGACACAAGACTGTGCAGTGAAATGATTGGGGCTTATTTGCAACTTGGGATGGCGGACAAGGCTATGCAGATATACGCATCCATGAAGGAAGATTGGGCTTGTTCTTCTTCCCCCGATAAGTTCACTTTCACCATATTGATCAGATATCTACAAAAAAACGGACAACATGAGCTTGCGGAAACTCTCAAACAAGATTGTCTTCACTATGTGGACTCCCCTGATAAATTCCTTCAGCAACTCCAACAAAAGCAA GCCAGAACGAGACATGTCGATTTCGTATGA
- the LOC100781412 gene encoding uncharacterized protein isoform X2, whose translation MRPPFQLQSAASHKDIVEREHRSDSRTQTRQIPRPRSQCQTLSPLETRCLKPIGRIAKTKPTPLISQGRSSHNLSLSLSLFILTIIIMIIFIYLIESIQQVFHFIREELGHDTLLQLYADMILLLGRNKRIDMAEELFSEALEKGLKPDTRLCSEMIGAYLQLGMADKAMQIYASMKEDWACSSSPDKFTFTILIRYLQKNGQHELAETLKQDCLHYVDSPDKFLQQLQQKQARTRHVDFV comes from the exons CCGTTCCAGCTACAAAGCGCGGCGTCGCACAAGGATATTGTCGAAAGAGAGCATAGAAGTGATTCACGCACTCAAACTCGCCAGATCCCCCGACCACGTTCTCAATGCCAAACTCTCTCGCCTCTTGAAACCCGATGCCTTAAACCTATTGGACGAATTGCAAAGACAAAACCAACTCCACTTATCTCTCAAGGTCGCTCAAGTcacaatctctctctctctctgtctcttttcattttaacaataatcataatgataatattcatttatttaatagaaTCCATACAACAGGTTTTCCACTTTATTCGTGAGGAGCTAGGGCATGATACGCTGCTGCAACTATACGCCGACATGATACTGCTCCTCGGGAGAAACAAGAGGATTGACATGGCAGAGGAATTGTTTTCTGAAGCTTTGGAGAAGGGACTGAAACCGGACACAAGACTGTGCAGTGAAATGATTGGGGCTTATTTGCAACTTGGGATGGCGGACAAGGCTATGCAGATATACGCATCCATGAAGGAAGATTGGGCTTGTTCTTCTTCCCCCGATAAGTTCACTTTCACCATATTGATCAGATATCTACAAAAAAACGGACAACATGAGCTTGCGGAAACTCTCAAACAAGATTGTCTTCACTATGTGGACTCCCCTGATAAATTCCTTCAGCAACTCCAACAAAAGCAA GCCAGAACGAGACATGTCGATTTCGTATGA
- the LOC100781962 gene encoding O-fucosyltransferase 20, with protein MAKSKNNANKLSYISVPSQIINSISSSSLQSLLDSPKKSSRNTNSRFFIFFTNTNSIIFRKPRMWFLTLFLFGFLGMLKFGLTLHTPFPPYPCATTTLLPRNMISTTPHSKPSLGAVVRENNDQKKDEVLLAHVELRAQGLEKVEGDEGVEKSEFWEQPDGLGYKPCLSFSRDYRGASERVLRDRRKYLMVVVSGGLNQQRNQIVDAVVIARILGAALVVPILQVNVIWGDESEFGDIFDLKHFKRVLANDVRVVSALPSTHLMTKPVEGSPPLHVTPSWIRSRYLRRFNREGVLLLRSLDSRLSKDLPSDLQKLRCKVAFNALRFAQPIQELGDRIAERMQSKGPYLALHLRMEKDVWVRTGCLPGLSPEFDEIVNSERVQRPELLTARSNMTYHERKMAGLCPLNAVEVTRLLKGLGAPKNARIYWAGGQPLGGKEALLPLIQDFPHFYSKEDLALPGELQPFANKASIMAAIDYIISEKSDVFMPSHGGNMGHAIQGHRAFAGHKKYITPNKRHMLPFFHNSSLSEEEFNKIIKELHQDSLGQPELRTIKAGRDVTKFPIPECMCNDSNAQS; from the exons ATGGCTAAGTCAAAGAACAATGCCAACAAGTTGTCCTACATATCAGTTCCATCTCAGATCATCAACTCCATATCATCTTCTTCTCTGCAATCTCTTCTTGACTCTCCCAAGAAGTCTTCAAGGAACACCAACAGCAGGTTCTTTATCTTCTTCACCAACACCAACAGCATCATCTTCAGAAAACCAAGGATGTGGTTCCTCACACTCTTTCTCTTTGGTTTCCTTGGCATGCTCAAGTTTGGCCTCACACTTCACACCCCGTTTCCCCCCTACCCATGTGCCACCACAACCCTTCTGCCACGGAACATGATCTCAACCACCCCACATTCAAAGCCAAGCCTTGGTGCTGTTGTGAGAGAGAATAATGACCAAAAAAAAGATGAGGTTTTGTTGGCTCATGTGGAGCTGAGAGCACAGGGATTGGAGAAGGTGGAAGGTGATGAGGGTGTTGAGAAGAGTGAGTTTTGGGAGCAGCCAGATGGGTTGGGATACAAGCCTTGCTTGAGTTTCAGCAGGGATTACAGAGGAGCAAGTGAAAGGGTTCTGAGGGATAGGAGAAAGTACCTGATGGTGGTTGTTTCTGGGGGGTTGAATCAGCAGAGGAATCAGATTGTTGATGCTGTTGTCATTGCTAGGATTCTTGGAGCTGCTTTGGTTGTTCCTATATTGCAAGTCAATGTCATTTGGGGTGATGAAAG tgagtttggtgatatatttgACTTGAAGCACTTCAAGAGAGTTCTTGCCAATGATGTTCGAGTAGTTTCAGCATTGCCATCAACACATCTAATGACAAAACCAGTGGAGGGTAGTCCTCCCCTTCATGTCACTCCTAGTTGGATCCGTTCAAGATATCTCAGAAGA TTCAACAGAGAAGGTGTTTTGCTCTTACGCAGTTTGGATTCAAGGCTGTCAAAGGATCTCCCTTCTGATCTTCAAAAGCTTAGATGCAAG GTTGCTTTTAACGCGCTACGGTTCGCTCAGCCGATTCAAGAACTTGGTGACAGGATTGCAGAGAGAATGCAAAGCAAGGGACCTTATCTTGCTCTTCATCTAAGAATGGAAAAGGATGTGTGGGTGAGGACTGGATGCCTCCCCGGTTTGAGTCCCGAATTTGATGAGATTGTTAACAGTGAGAGGGTACAACGGCCAGAACTCTTGACTGCAAGATCAAATATGACTTACCATGAAAGGAAGATGGCTGGTCTATGCCCCTTGAATGCTGTGGAGGTTACCAG GCTTTTGAAAGGTCTAGGAGCTCCAAAGAATGCAAGAATTTATTGGGCTGGAGGACAACCATTGGGTGGAAAAGAAGCCTTGCTTCCATTGATCCAAGACTTTCCACATTTTTATAGCAAGGAAGATCTTGCCTTGCCAGGAGAACTACAACCATTTGCAAATAAGGCTTCTATAATGGCTGCCATAGATTACATAATCTCTGAGAAGAGTGATGTTTTCATGCCGTCTCATGGAGGAAATATGGGCCATGCAATTCAG GGTCATCGAGCATTTGCTGggcacaaaaaatatataacccCAAACAAGAGACACATGCTCCCATTTTTTCACAATTCTTCCCTCTCTGAAGAAGAGTTCAACAAGATTATCAAAGAGTTGCACCAAGACTCGTTGGGGCAGCCAGAACTTAGAACTATCAAAGCTGGGAGGGATGTTACCAAGTTTCCTATTCCTGAGTGCATGTGCAATGACTCAAATGCTCAATCCTGA